Proteins from one Procambarus clarkii isolate CNS0578487 chromosome 8, FALCON_Pclarkii_2.0, whole genome shotgun sequence genomic window:
- the LOC123759578 gene encoding zinc finger protein 271: MRIHTGEKPYHCSECLKDFSYKSQLIYHMMSHTGETPFKCSFCLKYFSYKSQLTVHMRSHTGEKPYQCSVCLKYFSRRSVLTVHMRIHTGEKPYHCSVCLKDFKQKSLLTVHMRSHTGEKPYHCSVCLKDFSWKSHLVYHMRSHTGEKPYQCSECLKDFSQKSHLVYHMRSHDTGEKPYQCSECLKDFSWKSHLVYHMRSHTGEKPYQCSECLKDFSRKSHLVYHMMSHSGEKPYQCSVCLKDFSQKSDIIVHLRIHTGEKPYHCSVCLKDFKQKSLLTVHMRSHTGEKPYNCSVCVKDFTNKSSLVAHMRIHTGEKPFKCSVCLKDFSRKSDLIVHLRIHTGEKPYHCSVCLKDFSRRTRLTVHMRIHTGEKPYHCSVCLKVFSQRPCIIKHMKIHTRENIHTS; this comes from the coding sequence atgaggattcatacaggtgaGAAACCATATCATTGTTCAGAGTGTCTAAAAGACTTTTCATATAAATCACAGCTAATCTATCACATGATGAGTCATACAGGGGAGACACCATTTAAGTGTTCATTTTGTCTAAAATACTTTTCATATAAATCTCAACTAACAGTTCACATGAGgagtcatacaggagagaaaccatatcaatgTTCAGTGTGTCTAAAATACTTTTCACGTAGATCTGTTTTAACAgttcacatgaggattcatacaggagagaaaccatatcattgTTCAGTGTGTCTAAAAGACTTTAAACAGAAGTCACTTCTAACAGTTCACATGAGgagtcatacaggagagaaaccatatcattgTTCAGTGTGTCTAAAAGACTTTTCATGGAAGTCACATCTAGTCTATCACATGAGgagtcatacaggagagaaaccatatcagtgtTCAGAGTGTCTAAAAGACTTTTCACAGAAGTCACATCTAGTCTATCACATGAGGAGTCatgatacaggagagaaaccatatcagtgtTCAGAGTGTCTAAAAGACTTTTCATGGAAGTCACATCTAGTCTATCACATGAGgagtcatacaggagagaaaccatatcagtgtTCAGAGTGTCTAAAAGACTTTTCACGGAAGTCACATCTAGTCTATCACATGATGAGTCattcaggagagaaaccatatcagtgttcagtttgtctaaaagacttttcacaaaaatcagATATAATAGTTCacttgaggattcatacaggtgaAAAACCGTATCATTGTTCAGTGTGTCTAAAAGACTTTAAACAGAAGTCACTTCTAACAGTTCACATGAGAAGTCATACAGGGGAGAAACCATATAATTGTTCAGTTTGTGTAAAAGACTTTACAAATAAATCATCTCTAGTAGCTCATATGAGAATTCATACAGGGGAGAAACCATTTAAGTGTTCAGTTTGTCTAAAAGACTTTTCACGAAAATCAGATCTAATAGTTCacttgaggattcatacaggtgaGAAACCATATCATTGTTCAGTGTGTCTAAAAGACTTTTCACGTAGGACTCGTCTAACAgttcacatgaggattcatacaggagagaaaccatatcattgTTCAGTATGTCTAAAAGTATTTTCACAGAGACCATGTATAATAAAACACATGAAGATTCATACAAGAGAGAATATTCATACATCATAG